A single genomic interval of Desulfatiglans sp. harbors:
- a CDS encoding ATP-binding protein — MIRTFKFKITFRIILLTATILLFAWLVFKMDFIFVTVTVALLIVAQVFSIIHFAEKTNRDLSRFLLSIKYDDTSQAFTSEGLGTSFSELKDAFSEVMHKLQEIRSSSEIHARYLQTIVQHIGTGIIVYKQDGTVDLINNAAKKILKISLLKNINDLRQKYPKLTDTLLHLKQNEKKLINLRMENETGYLSIYSHPFVLKEEKNILISIQNIKEELEEKELEAWQNLIRVLTHEIMNSITPISSMTSTMLGMIDKEDETINPDDIKDLIDALKTISSRSHGLMDFVSNYRNMTLIPTPKFKLLSIQTFFKRIETLMNNTLTEHNISFRWQMEPESLEFSVDPDLMEQVMINLILNAIQAVEERANPEITLTAMLGIEGGSIITVQDNGVGIVEEALEKIFIPFFTTKKQGSGIGLSLSRQILRMHHATISVDSKPDVGTTFTLKFT, encoded by the coding sequence ATGATAAGAACATTCAAATTCAAAATTACATTCAGAATCATCCTCCTGACTGCCACTATCCTTTTATTTGCCTGGCTTGTCTTTAAAATGGATTTTATATTTGTTACTGTTACTGTGGCTCTTCTTATAGTCGCCCAGGTGTTTTCCATTATCCATTTTGCGGAAAAGACAAACAGGGACCTGAGCAGGTTTCTTCTTTCCATAAAGTATGATGATACCTCACAGGCATTTACAAGCGAAGGGCTTGGCACTTCATTCAGTGAACTTAAGGATGCATTCAGTGAGGTCATGCATAAACTTCAGGAGATACGATCTTCAAGCGAGATTCACGCAAGGTATCTTCAGACAATAGTGCAACATATTGGTACAGGGATTATTGTTTACAAACAGGATGGGACTGTTGACCTTATAAATAACGCCGCTAAAAAGATACTTAAAATCAGTCTTTTGAAAAACATTAATGATCTGCGACAGAAATACCCAAAGCTTACTGACACCCTCTTACACCTTAAACAAAATGAAAAAAAGCTCATTAACCTTCGTATGGAAAATGAGACAGGATACCTTTCAATCTACAGTCACCCGTTTGTTTTAAAGGAGGAAAAAAATATCCTGATATCCATACAGAACATCAAGGAAGAACTGGAAGAAAAGGAGCTTGAGGCATGGCAGAATCTTATCAGGGTATTGACCCATGAGATCATGAATTCAATAACCCCTATATCCTCCATGACATCCACCATGCTTGGAATGATTGATAAGGAGGATGAAACCATTAACCCGGATGATATTAAGGATTTGATCGATGCCTTAAAAACCATCAGCTCAAGAAGTCATGGGTTAATGGATTTTGTAAGCAACTACCGGAATATGACCCTGATTCCCACGCCCAAGTTCAAACTCCTTTCCATTCAAACATTTTTTAAACGTATTGAAACACTGATGAATAACACCCTTACAGAGCATAATATTTCTTTCAGGTGGCAGATGGAACCTGAGAGCCTTGAATTTTCTGTTGATCCTGATTTAATGGAACAGGTGATGATAAATCTGATCTTAAACGCCATACAGGCAGTCGAAGAGAGAGCAAATCCTGAGATTACCCTTACAGCCATGCTTGGAATAGAAGGAGGGTCAATAATAACTGTACAGGATAATGGTGTCGGGATTGTTGAAGAGGCCCTTGAAAAGATATTTATTCCATTTTTTACAACCAAAAAGCAGGGGTCAGGGATCGGCCTCAGCCTTTCGCGGCAGATTTTACGCATGCATCATGCGACGATCAGTGTGGATTCAAAACCGGATGTCGGGACAACGTTTACATTAAAATTTACATGA